A single Antechinus flavipes isolate AdamAnt ecotype Samford, QLD, Australia chromosome 5, AdamAnt_v2, whole genome shotgun sequence DNA region contains:
- the DDX23 gene encoding probable ATP-dependent RNA helicase DDX23, giving the protein MAGELTDKKDRDTSPSKEERKRSRSPDRERERDRDRKSSPSKDRKRHRSRDRRRGGSHSRSRSRSKSTERERRHKDRDRDKDRDRNKKDRDKDGHRRDKDRKRSSLSPGRGKDSKSRKDRDSKKDEDDDHGEKKPKAQPLSLEELLAKKKAEEEAEAKPKFLSKAEREAEALKRRQQEVEERQKLIEEERKKRKHFQDLGRKMLEDPQERERRERRERMERETNGNEDEEGRQKIREEKDKSKELHAIKERYLGGVKKRRRTRHLNDRKFVFEWDASEDTSIDYNPLYKERHQVQLLGRGFIAGIDLKQQKREQSRFYGDLMEKRRTLEEKEQEEARLRKLRKKEAKQRWDDRHWSQKKLDEMTDRDWRIFREDYSITTKGGKIPNPIRSWKDSSLPPHILEVIDKCGYKEPTPIQRQAIPIGLQNRDIIGVAETGSGKTAAFLIPLLVWITTLPKIDRIEESDQGPYAIILAPTRELAQQIEEETIKFGKPLGIRTVAVIGGISREDQGFRLRMGCEIVIATPGRLIDVLENRYLVLSRCTYVVLDEADRMIDMGFEPDVQKILEHMPVSNQKPDTDEAEDPEKMLANFESGKHKYRQTVMFTATMPPAVERLARSYLRRPAVVYIGSAGKPHERVEQKVFLMSESEKRKKLLAILEQGFDPPIIIFVNQKKGCDVLAKSLEKMGYNACTLHGGKGQEQREFALSNLKAGAKDILVATDVAGRGIDIQDVSMVVNYDMAKNIEDYIHRIGRTGRAGKSGVAITFLTKEDSAVFYELKQAILESPVSSCPPELANHPDAQHKPGTILTKKRREETIFA; this is encoded by the exons ATGGCAGGAGAGTTGACTGATAAGAAGGATCGTGATACATCACCTtccaaggaagagaggaaaaggtcACGGTCTCctgatagagagagggagagggacagagatcGAAAGTCTTCCCCTTCCAAAGATCGGAAACGTCACAGGTCAAGGGACAGACGACGAGGAGGCAGCCATTCCCGTTCACGTTCCAGGTCCAAATCCACAGAAAG GGAAAGGCGACATAAAGATCGAGATCGAGACAAAGATAGGGATCGAAACAAGAAGGATCGGGATAAGGATGGACATAGACGAGACAAGGACCGTAAACGATCCAG CTTATCTCCTGGCCGAGGAAAAGACTCTAAATCCCGGAAGGATAGAGATTCTAAGAAGGATGAAGATGATGACCATGGAGAGAAGAAGCCAAAG GCCCAGCCTTTGTCTCTGGAGGAACTTCTGGCCAAGAAGAAAGCTGAAGAAGAAGCTGAGGCTAAG CCCAAGTTCCTCTCTAAAGCAGAAAGGGAGGCAGAAGCCCTCAAGCGGCGGCAGCAAGAGGTAGAAGAGCGGCAAAAGCTGattgaggaggagaggaagaaaaggaagcacTTCCAAGACCTGGGCAGGAAGATGTTGG AAGACCCACAAGAGCGAGAGCGCCGAGAACGaagggagagaatggagagagaaactAATGGTAATGAGGATGAGGAGGGGAGGCAGAAGATCCGAGAGGAGAAGGACAAGAGCAAGGAGCTCCATGCCATTAAG GAACGCTATCTGGGTGGCGTGAAGAAGCGGCGCCGTACAAGGCACCTCAATGACAGGAAATTTGTCTTTGAGTGGGATGCCTCTGAGGACACATCCATAGACTACAACCCATT GTACAAGGAAAGGCACCAGGTGCAGTTGTTAGGCCGAGGTTTTATTGCTGGTATTGACTTAAAGCAACAGAAACGGGAACAGTCACGTTTCTATGGAGACCTGATGGAGAAACGGCGCACTTTGGAAGAGAAGGAACAGGAAGA GGCACGACTTCGAAAACTTCGAAAGAAAGAAGCCAAGCAGCGCTGGGATGACAGGCACTGGTCACAGAAAAAGCTGGATGAGATGACAGACAGAGATTGGCGCATCTTCCGGGAAGACTACAGCATTACTACTAAGGGCGGCAAGATCCCCAATCCCATTCGCTCCTGGAAAGATTCTTCACTGCCCCCACATATTCTGGAGGTCATTGACAAGTGTGGCTACAAG GAACCAACACCCATCCAGCGCCAGGCAATTCCTATTGGATTACAGAATCGTGACATTATCGGTGTGGCTGAGACTGGCAGTGGCAAGACAGCAGCCTTTCTTATCCCTCTGCTGGTTTGGATCACCACCCTTCCCAAAATTGACAG GATTGAAGAGTCAGATCAGGGTCCTTATGCGATTATCTTGGCTCCTACTCGTGAGTTGGCCCAGCAGATTGAAGAGGAGACGATCAAGTTTGGGAAACCCTTAGGTATCCGTACCGTGGCTGTAATTGGTGGCATCTCCCGTGAGGACCAGGGCTTCAGACTACGCATGGGCTGTGAG ATTGTTATTGCCACTCCAGGAAGACTGATTGATGTGCTTGAGAACCGTTACCTGGTATTGAGCCGCTGTACCTATGTAGTCCTGGATGAAGCCGACAGGATGATTGACATGGGCTTTGAGCCAGATGTGCAGAAGATCCTTGAACACATGCCTGTTAGTAACCAGAAGCCAGATACAGATGAAGCTGAGGATCCGGAGAAGATGTTGGCAAACTTTGAGTCAGGCAAGCATAAGTACCGCCAG ACAGTCATGTTTACAGCTACTATGCCTCCAGCAGTGGAACGTTTGGCCCGTAGTTACCTGCGACGTCCAGCTGTGGTGTATATTGGCTCTGCAGGCAAACCCCATGAGCGTGTGGAACAAAAGGTGTTCCTGATGTCAGAGTCAGAGAAAAG GAAAAAGCTCTTAGCAATATTGGAACAGGGTTTCGACCCACCTATCATCATCTTCGTCAACCAAAAGAAGGGCTGTGATGTGCTGGCCAAGTCCCTAGAGAAGATGGGG TACAATGCTTGCACATTGCATGGTGGCAAGGGGCAAGAGCAGCGTGAGTTTGCACTCTCCAATCTCAAAGCTGGTGCAAAGGACATATTGGTGGCCACAGATGTAGCTGGTCGTGGTATTGATATTCAGGATGTATCTATGGTCGTCAACTACGATATGGCCAAAAATATTGAAG ATTATATCCATCGTATTGGACGTACAGGGAGAGCCGGCAAGAGTGGCGTAGCCATCACTTTTCTCACCAAGGAGGACTCTGCTGTTTTCTATGAGTTAAAGCAGGCCATATTAGAAAGTCCTGTGTCATCCTGTCCTCCTGAGCTGGCCAACCACCCTGATGCTCAGCACAAGCCAGGCACCATCCTCACCAAGAAACGCCGTGAGGAAACCATCTTTGCTTAA